In Thermodesulfobacteriota bacterium, the DNA window TCGCGGAGTCGAAAGAGACACTAGCGCCGGTCGGAACGCTGCGAATCCATACCAACATCCATGGCCCCACAGAGTTTGAGAGGGAATTGGCGTTGCCCTCGAGGTTCCAAGGGAACAGCATCGCACATGTCTCGCGTTTGGGCGTTGTTGGCGGGAAATCTGGCGCTCAGGTGAAGCTTGCACTGTTCAAAGCGCTCTATCGGTACTGTCTGGCGAGGCAGATCGAATGGATCATGGTCACCGGCATCCCACCGCGCGATCGCGACTACGTTAATCTTCAGTTCGAGGATGTGTTCAACGACGGCCGAATGGTCACGTTGCCCTCATCGATTGGGATACCTGCTCGCCTTCTCGCATTCAACGTTCGGACTGCAGAGCAACGTTGGCGCGAGGGGAACCACCCTTTCTACGATTTCATGTGCAACCAGATACACGAAGACATTCGAATCTTCGATTCAGTCAGTGGCGCATGGGCAAATAGCCGAGCGATGCGGACTAACGGGAGGCCGGCTAGGCGCACGACTGCAATGACATTTGACGTGCCGGTGATCTAACGATAAAGATCAACTCTTGGCGAGGTGGAACGCCCGCCCAGGCTCGGGTTATGTTGCAACTATGCAACGCAACCCACTGACGCCACGCATTCCGCCTTTCGTCGGCATGCAGGCCAGCAGGCAGCCGCTTCCCCCAATCCTTGCCACTAGGCAAGGGAGAAATGTTGGTGACCACGATTGCTCGGAGCCTGGGCCGGCGAGGTGCTTTCCTCTCGCGCGCGTTCAGGGGCGCACCGGAGCTTCTTCATGTGGTGAAGATGCTCGCAGCCGCCACGACGATTATTCTGGGGTTCACGTCTGCCGGACTTCTGGTTTCTCAAAGCATTTTCGAGGAACTCGATGGCACGGTGTCGCTGCGCTATCTCCCAGCGCAAGTGGCTGGCGCCTCGGTCGAGGCAGCCATCGCCCAATTCTCCCCGGAGACGTCGCGTACAAAGCCCAGTCGTGGGCTCACTCCGGAAGGGGAGTTCTGGATATCACTGGACGCCGACGTGAGCCCAGCAGTCACGGAACTGTCCATTGAACTGCGTCAACTTCGTGGAAGCAACGCAGAGTTCTGGCAAGTGGTCCCAACGCGTGATGACCTTGGCGCCCTGGTGCCGAAAAGGTTGGGCGTCACCGAAACGCGCAGCGGGATCGCGTTCGAGGGCCTTCATGTCACCAAAGGGCATGTCCGGATCGTGGGTCGGCTGCGAGGCGAATCAGTCGTCAAGCCTCAGGTCGTCCTTCAGCGCGGGCAGGACCTAAGTGAACACCTTGTCTCGTCGGAAAGACTGGGAGGGCTACTCTTCGGCGGAATGCTCGGACTCGCAGCCTTTGGCGCGATCGTATCGCTCCTCAATCGCGACAAGACTTTCTTCCTGCTGGCGGCACTGCTGGTTACGAGTCTGCGAATTGCCGGATTCAACTTCGGGTGGGACCTCAAGTGGATCGGCTGGACCTTGGATGCCACATTCGTCCCAATCGTAAAGAATCTCACCCTTCTCCTCC includes these proteins:
- a CDS encoding 7TM diverse intracellular signaling domain-containing protein — protein: MTTIARSLGRRGAFLSRAFRGAPELLHVVKMLAAATTIILGFTSAGLLVSQSIFEELDGTVSLRYLPAQVAGASVEAAIAQFSPETSRTKPSRGLTPEGEFWISLDADVSPAVTELSIELRQLRGSNAEFWQVVPTRDDLGALVPKRLGVTETRSGIAFEGLHVTKGHVRIVGRLRGESVVKPQVVLQRGQDLSEHLVSSERLGGLLFGGMLGLAAFGAIVSLLNRDKTFFLLAALLVTSLRIAGFNFGWDLKWIGWTLDATFVPIVKNLTLLLHLVLTLALFQELFGRRLQTDRASFLFPFLYTTYGLTATVSIFLRAHASIALIWVLGIATTVTIFYFLVKTLRRDASPVAIWYAISWFVTGLGMFGEIVNALGYQHPLTKVMNSQVAAVSSAVLAGIALAAKLQLERTARLSAERSAVSALQRFRENFNAMPVGIFSMRLDGT